One Acetobacterium sp. KB-1 DNA segment encodes these proteins:
- a CDS encoding EAL domain-containing protein, translated as MALDNLFNRIKLKESSTLPEKDQWYLENRRHAQEMMKTGSWTYEIGNDTVYFTDEYYRIFETAPDQLGENAESYFQYVSKEDVSKVKNSRELAFLGKDQELEYQIITGQGNEKFVKEKTRTLVDEMGKPKKIIGALQDITSEKIIENSLKELGENLNLGQKVAGLGSWKYNAVKNELFWSDEIYRIYDLKPQEFRGTVIELIDFTYPEDRCVLEELTQKRLAREKFDLQYRIQLRNGTIKYLRLVGEPIKNKDGLNTDLVGTIQDITEIKKLENEIIFIKKNLEQAQRLAKIGSWEMNVRKEENFMSNEALRIFGITAGEFEGTFEDFMNRVHPEDRDIIIASMSGQLTEDPFELEFRVIRKDGTFRDVFQVAEFKLDESGQMMRAYGTIQDITEKKEFERAIETKQQEIDKIQQRTRMLIQESGMVFEIIDENGIIKYISDTSQKVINYNPGSMIGKSVYNYYDHDEAAYLKGLIHSAMENKESPETGIITFGRKTEKPIYLEVHIQNFLDHPIIQGLVLDFRDVTDRIIMQRKIEKLASYDETTSLPKQNQFKKELAEKCLKATIDQQSLIVLMLDFEGFKEINHSMGFNVGQQLIVQIVMRLRGLLGKDTLISRYSEDQFAIVIEKLINLESYEARVLEVINFFDRPFKIDIYEFDVNVNVGVSVYPLEIQAKDGEQEDELTTETQAPDEIEQLVQYANIALVWSKKEGKNGYRFYSSELNIQNYKQLQLRHDLRMAVKRDQFMVFYQPMVRIKNNGILAVEALIRWNHPDWGIVSPEEFIFLAEETGAIVEMGKWVLRKVCEDHRYWMMKGYEPVYVSVNFSSIQFYERDFVNNITAILAEYEMDPKYLIVELTESLIIENAYKAIDDIEKLQSAGIQVALDDFGTGYSSLSYLQYFNIDIIKMDASFLKNIMADRTTAIIAQAIINLTKELRIKLVCEGIENWDQLSFLRENNCFSGQGYLYSRPVPFLKIDELLEKGKCRPVLSNTTFKPRVERRRYFRQAFRDLLRTDLTILRIKDKKMNVGNSKALIKNIGPGGLCFISNIQFPLERDFTLKFSTTLLGKEIIALGTPVWSQEAEGNLFEYGIKFIMDEAEAEELTRILYELQVKMKKNILFSDGSFTDKTAYNYFNDLTGQQIPAKVDFSQYKKR; from the coding sequence ATGGCGTTAGATAACTTATTTAATCGCATAAAATTAAAAGAATCGTCAACTTTACCGGAAAAGGATCAATGGTACCTCGAGAATCGTCGTCATGCTCAGGAAATGATGAAAACGGGAAGTTGGACCTACGAAATTGGGAATGATACGGTCTATTTTACCGATGAGTATTATCGTATTTTTGAGACAGCTCCTGATCAATTAGGAGAAAATGCGGAGTCTTATTTTCAATATGTCAGCAAAGAAGATGTGAGCAAGGTAAAGAATTCACGTGAGCTGGCATTTTTGGGAAAGGATCAGGAACTGGAGTATCAAATTATCACTGGCCAGGGAAATGAAAAATTTGTCAAAGAAAAAACCCGAACCCTGGTGGATGAAATGGGTAAGCCCAAAAAAATTATTGGTGCGCTTCAGGATATTACCAGTGAAAAAATTATTGAAAACAGTTTAAAAGAACTGGGTGAGAACCTGAATTTAGGCCAAAAGGTTGCTGGCTTAGGCAGTTGGAAATACAATGCGGTAAAAAATGAACTCTTCTGGTCTGACGAAATCTATCGAATTTATGATCTCAAACCACAAGAGTTTAGAGGGACCGTTATTGAATTAATTGACTTCACCTATCCGGAAGATCGTTGTGTTTTAGAAGAGCTAACCCAAAAACGGTTAGCCCGTGAAAAATTTGATCTCCAATACCGGATTCAATTAAGAAACGGGACCATTAAATACCTGCGTCTGGTAGGGGAACCCATTAAGAACAAAGATGGACTTAATACAGATCTGGTAGGAACCATCCAGGACATCACTGAGATAAAAAAACTGGAAAATGAAATTATTTTTATTAAAAAAAATCTTGAGCAAGCGCAGCGACTGGCAAAAATTGGAAGCTGGGAAATGAATGTCAGGAAGGAGGAGAATTTCATGTCAAATGAAGCGCTCCGCATTTTTGGCATCACAGCCGGGGAATTTGAAGGGACCTTTGAGGATTTCATGAACCGGGTGCATCCTGAAGATCGTGATATCATTATTGCTTCCATGTCTGGTCAGTTAACTGAAGATCCTTTTGAACTTGAATTTAGGGTAATTAGAAAAGATGGGACCTTTCGTGATGTTTTTCAAGTAGCAGAATTTAAGCTTGATGAAAGCGGTCAGATGATGCGGGCTTACGGGACCATCCAGGATATTACCGAAAAAAAAGAGTTCGAACGCGCCATCGAAACCAAACAGCAGGAGATCGACAAAATACAGCAACGAACAAGAATGCTCATTCAGGAGTCCGGGATGGTTTTTGAGATTATTGACGAGAATGGCATTATTAAATATATCAGTGATACCTCTCAAAAAGTTATTAATTACAATCCCGGGAGTATGATCGGTAAAAGTGTCTATAACTATTATGACCACGATGAAGCGGCTTATTTAAAGGGCCTGATTCATAGCGCCATGGAAAATAAAGAGAGCCCGGAAACGGGGATTATAACCTTTGGTAGAAAAACCGAGAAGCCAATTTACCTTGAGGTTCATATCCAGAATTTTCTGGATCATCCCATTATTCAGGGATTAGTTCTGGATTTTCGGGATGTAACTGATCGCATCATCATGCAACGGAAAATAGAAAAGCTGGCATCCTATGATGAAACAACCTCTCTGCCCAAACAAAATCAGTTTAAAAAAGAGCTAGCTGAAAAATGCCTAAAAGCGACAATTGACCAGCAAAGCCTGATTGTGTTAATGCTGGATTTTGAAGGGTTTAAAGAAATCAATCATTCGATGGGATTTAATGTCGGGCAACAGCTGATTGTTCAGATTGTCATGCGACTACGGGGGCTTTTGGGAAAAGATACCCTGATTTCTCGGTATTCGGAAGACCAGTTTGCCATTGTCATTGAGAAATTAATTAACCTGGAGTCCTACGAAGCCAGAGTTTTGGAAGTTATCAATTTTTTTGACCGTCCCTTTAAAATAGATATCTATGAATTTGATGTCAATGTGAATGTGGGAGTCAGTGTTTATCCGCTCGAAATACAAGCAAAAGACGGGGAGCAAGAGGACGAGTTGACGACAGAAACTCAAGCGCCGGATGAAATTGAACAGTTGGTTCAGTATGCCAACATCGCCCTGGTTTGGTCTAAAAAAGAAGGCAAAAACGGCTATCGGTTTTATTCCTCAGAGCTCAACATCCAAAACTATAAACAGCTCCAACTGCGCCACGATTTACGGATGGCCGTTAAACGCGATCAGTTTATGGTTTTTTATCAACCCATGGTACGGATAAAAAACAATGGGATCTTAGCCGTTGAAGCCTTGATTCGATGGAATCATCCGGATTGGGGAATTGTCTCGCCGGAAGAATTTATTTTCCTGGCCGAAGAAACCGGCGCCATTGTAGAAATGGGGAAATGGGTGCTTAGGAAAGTTTGTGAAGATCATCGTTATTGGATGATGAAGGGCTACGAACCAGTCTATGTTTCGGTTAATTTCTCCAGCATCCAGTTTTACGAGCGTGATTTTGTCAACAATATTACCGCTATATTAGCAGAATATGAGATGGATCCCAAATATCTGATCGTCGAACTGACTGAAAGCCTGATTATCGAAAATGCTTATAAAGCCATTGATGATATTGAAAAACTCCAGTCGGCGGGTATTCAAGTCGCACTGGATGATTTTGGTACCGGTTATTCTTCGCTAAGTTACTTGCAGTACTTTAATATTGATATCATAAAAATGGATGCGTCCTTTTTAAAGAATATTATGGCAGATAGGACAACAGCCATCATTGCCCAGGCGATTATTAATCTGACCAAGGAGTTGCGCATTAAACTGGTTTGCGAAGGTATCGAGAATTGGGATCAGCTTTCATTTCTCAGAGAAAATAATTGTTTTTCAGGGCAGGGATACCTTTACTCACGACCCGTTCCCTTTTTGAAAATTGATGAACTGCTGGAAAAAGGAAAGTGCCGACCGGTTCTCAGCAACACAACATTTAAACCCCGAGTTGAAAGGCGACGCTATTTCAGACAGGCCTTTCGTGATCTATTACGAACAGATCTGACAATTTTGAGAATTAAAGACAAAAAAATGAACGTGGGAAATTCAAAGGCCCTGATTAAAAATATTGGTCCCGGTGGGCTTTGCTTTATATCCAACATCCAGTTTCCACTGGAACGGGATTTCACCCTCAAGTTTAGCACGACTCTTTTAGGAAAAGAAATCATTGCCTTGG